The Pimelobacter simplex genomic sequence GTGGCTGCTCCGCAGCGGCTGGTGCCGGAGTCTGGGGAGTCGCGACGTCGGTGAACGTCGAGCCGTCGGCCTCGCGTACCTCGACGCGCACCGGCGCGCCGAGGTCTGAAGTGATCTCGTCGATGACAGCGCGAAGGTCGGCACGGGTCCTGGGCTGGTCGGAATCCTGCGGTACACCGTCGACGTCGACCGCGAGTACGCCGTGGGCGTCGATGGCGACGTGAACGACGCTCAGGACGACGGGGATCCTCATAGCCCCAGCACCGCCCCATCGCGGCGTGCGTTGGTCGTCACAGGAGCCGTCCCGGCGCGGTGGCTGAGGGCCTCTCGGTCGAGCCCAGGCGGGTTGCCGTCGCCGACCTGCTGGGTGTCGACCTTGTCGAGGATGCCGAGCGCGGTCGCGCGGACGCGTTCGGCGGTTGACTGGACGACCTCGACAGGATTCTTGCCGGGGACACTCGCTGCCCAGGTCGACACGTACGGCACCGTGTAGGAGGAGGTGTCGAGCCCGTGGGCGGCACCGACCATGAGCGCGACTGATTCGGCTTCCACCTCGGCGATCCCACGGTGCAAGGTCGCGTCGGCGGCGGACTCGGTGGACAGGGCTGTCTCTGGTGGCGCGTGGAGGAGAACGTGGCCGAGTTCGTGGGCGAGCGTCTTCACCTGGGCCGCCTCGTCCATGTCCATGCGGACCGAGACCTCGCGGGAGAGGAAGTCGGTCAGGCCGTTGGCGCCGCCGATCGCCGCAGCCGAGGAGACGAGCCGGAGCTCGAAGCCGGCGGCGGTGATCTGGTCGGCCAGTCCGTCCCACAGCCCGGCTGGCGCTTGGCCTTGCAGCAGGGAGGGGCGGGGGAGTTCGGGCACA encodes the following:
- a CDS encoding ImmA/IrrE family metallo-endopeptidase, whose translation is MTTQVRGRAAREAKLEALQEQLSVSVAALVTGEDWKRALTFAAQFRARSFGNSMLIAAQHFAAYKEGRVPEPTPTYVAGFHQWLSLGRSVAKGQHGYGILAPVTGRFASFTPEEPNSWRRLARNEKPMSGEYARTRMIGVKPTYVWDISQTTGDPVPELPRPSLLQGQAPAGLWDGLADQITAAGFELRLVSSAAAIGGANGLTDFLSREVSVRMDMDEAAQVKTLAHELGHVLLHAPPETALSTESAADATLHRGIAEVEAESVALMVGAAHGLDTSSYTVPYVSTWAASVPGKNPVEVVQSTAERVRATALGILDKVDTQQVGDGNPPGLDREALSHRAGTAPVTTNARRDGAVLGL